Proteins encoded together in one Congzhengia minquanensis window:
- a CDS encoding glycogen/starch/alpha-glucan phosphorylase, which yields MENHVSQKLKTSIEKIMEVNFGNNIKNGNKRQVYEAVLTATNEILAEKRYEYSKKVKEQEAKQVYYMSMEFLVGTSLKNNLWNLEAEDDIKAFLAEYGFDIEEFYEMEPDAGLGNGGLGRLASCYMDSMTTLSYPITGFSIRYEFGIFKQVIIDGWQNEFPDSWIDQAGYWLNPRADEEIEVHFFGNIKEHWTDKGLTTEHTDYVSVMAKPYDLFISGYDTEAVNTLRLWSAKSTSGFNMDLFSKGEYVKSTENEAIASSISKVLYPADDKIEGKSLRLKQQYFFVSASLQQITKEHYKKYGTFESFPDKAVIHINDTHPSLCVPELMRILMDDYGYVWDAAWDITANSLAYTNHTVMSEALEKWPIDLVKSHLPRIYSIIEEINRRFCQFIYTNHPELSASIDKMAIISEGMVKMANLCIAGSYSVNGVSKLHSDILKTDTFHNFNIVYPDKFTNVTNGITHRRWLCQANPLLSQLLTEKIGGGFKKSLSDIEKFNEFYYDEAVLSRLREIKKENKKRLADYIAQKNGIEVNCDSMFDVQVKRLHEYKRQLLNVLQIIDLYRKIKFQGFRPLPQTYIFAAKASAGYFMAKEIIRLICAVSDMVERDPDVRDFLKVVFIADYKVSLAEIIIPAADISEQISQAGKEASGTGNMKLMINGAVTLGTMDGANVEIYEAVGPENIFIFGLSTQEVNDLYHRGYRPEDFYNANQSIRDVLEFIKSGGIGGKNFDSLYHYLMYSDPYMNLADFASYCDAHRRVEEAYRDEARFTQMSLKNIANAGIFASDRSVTDYANHIWHVKPVQ from the coding sequence ATGGAAAATCATGTATCGCAAAAGCTGAAAACAAGCATTGAAAAGATTATGGAAGTCAACTTTGGAAATAACATAAAAAATGGCAACAAACGCCAGGTTTATGAAGCGGTGCTTACGGCAACCAATGAGATTTTGGCGGAAAAACGGTATGAATACAGCAAAAAGGTAAAAGAGCAGGAAGCAAAACAGGTTTATTATATGTCGATGGAATTTTTGGTGGGCACGTCACTGAAAAATAACCTCTGGAACCTGGAGGCGGAAGACGACATCAAAGCGTTTCTGGCGGAATACGGCTTTGACATTGAGGAATTTTATGAGATGGAGCCGGACGCCGGGCTGGGAAACGGCGGCTTGGGAAGGCTGGCCTCCTGCTATATGGATTCTATGACCACGCTTTCCTACCCCATTACCGGTTTTTCCATCCGCTATGAATTCGGCATTTTTAAACAGGTGATTATTGACGGGTGGCAAAACGAGTTCCCCGACAGCTGGATTGACCAGGCGGGATATTGGCTGAACCCCAGAGCCGACGAGGAGATTGAAGTGCACTTTTTCGGCAACATTAAAGAGCACTGGACGGATAAGGGCTTAACCACCGAGCACACAGATTATGTCAGCGTAATGGCAAAGCCCTATGACCTGTTTATTTCCGGATACGACACGGAAGCCGTGAACACCTTGCGGCTTTGGAGCGCAAAAAGCACCAGCGGCTTTAACATGGACTTGTTTTCCAAGGGCGAATATGTAAAATCCACAGAAAACGAGGCGATTGCAAGCTCCATTTCGAAAGTGCTCTACCCCGCAGATGACAAAATAGAGGGTAAATCCCTGCGCTTAAAACAGCAATACTTTTTTGTCAGCGCGTCTTTGCAGCAAATTACGAAAGAACACTATAAAAAATACGGCACCTTTGAAAGCTTTCCCGATAAAGCGGTGATCCACATAAACGACACCCACCCGTCTTTGTGCGTGCCGGAGCTGATGCGCATTTTAATGGATGACTATGGCTATGTGTGGGACGCGGCATGGGACATTACGGCAAACAGCCTAGCCTACACCAACCACACCGTTATGAGCGAGGCGCTGGAAAAATGGCCCATAGACCTCGTTAAATCCCACCTGCCCCGCATTTATTCCATAATTGAAGAAATTAACCGCCGGTTCTGCCAGTTTATTTATACAAACCATCCGGAGCTCTCCGCGTCGATCGACAAAATGGCCATTATTTCAGAGGGAATGGTGAAAATGGCAAACCTGTGCATCGCAGGTTCTTACAGTGTAAACGGCGTTTCGAAACTGCATTCAGACATTTTAAAGACCGACACGTTTCACAATTTTAATATTGTCTATCCCGACAAGTTCACCAACGTTACAAACGGCATTACCCACAGGCGTTGGCTGTGCCAGGCAAACCCGCTCCTTTCCCAGCTATTAACTGAAAAAATCGGCGGCGGCTTTAAAAAGAGCCTGTCCGACATTGAAAAATTTAACGAATTTTATTATGACGAAGCGGTTCTTTCCCGCTTGCGGGAAATTAAAAAAGAAAACAAAAAGCGTTTGGCAGATTATATTGCCCAAAAAAATGGCATTGAGGTAAACTGCGACTCCATGTTCGATGTGCAGGTAAAGCGGCTGCATGAGTATAAACGCCAGCTTTTGAATGTGCTGCAAATCATCGACCTATACCGGAAAATCAAATTCCAGGGCTTTCGTCCCCTGCCCCAAACTTATATTTTCGCGGCAAAGGCCTCTGCCGGGTATTTTATGGCAAAGGAAATTATCCGCTTAATCTGCGCCGTGTCCGACATGGTTGAACGTGACCCGGACGTTCGGGACTTTTTGAAAGTGGTGTTCATTGCAGACTATAAGGTTTCGCTGGCCGAAATTATCATACCCGCGGCAGACATCAGCGAGCAGATTTCCCAGGCGGGCAAGGAGGCCTCGGGCACAGGAAATATGAAGCTGATGATTAACGGCGCAGTGACGCTGGGCACCATGGACGGCGCAAACGTTGAGATTTATGAGGCGGTAGGCCCGGAAAACATTTTTATTTTCGGACTTTCTACCCAGGAAGTAAACGATCTGTATCACAGGGGATACCGTCCGGAAGACTTCTATAACGCAAACCAGTCTATCCGGGACGTTTTAGAATTTATCAAATCCGGCGGAATTGGCGGCAAAAATTTTGACAGCCTGTATCACTATTTAATGTATTCCGACCCCTACATGAACCTGGCGGATTTTGCGTCCTACTGCGACGCTCACAGGCGTGTGGAGGAAGCCTACCGGGACGAGGCGCGCTTTACGCAAATGTCTCTAAAAAACATTGCAAATGCAGGCATTTTTGCGTCAGACCGCAGTGTGACAGACTATGCAAACCATATTTGGCACGTTAAACCGGTGCAATAA
- a CDS encoding MATE family efflux transporter, giving the protein MNNKTYFFQFFQYASFNVLGMLGLSCYILADTFFISKGLGANGLAALNLAIPVYSFIHGSGLMLGIGGGTKYAILNGKEIRDLADETFTAAAKLTAALSIFFVLLGIFFSGAAARFLGADDAVFHMTKTYLQVILLFAPMFMLNNLLLCFVRNDGAPHLAMAAMLGGSLSNIVLDYVFIFPLNMGIFGAVLATGLAPVVSLMILSPFFIRKQNRFHFIKSRLSSTCALASGILSSGLPSLVTEVSSGIVIIVFNIIILKLQGNIGIAAYGVVANLSLVVIAIYTGIAQGVQPILANCHGVGDRAGVHVVLRYALIAAAAVSAVVYAGVFFGAEQIAKIFNSGHNALLQAIAVRGLKLYFTGCLFAGVNIILSVYFTSTEVPRPAHVISLLRGFVIILPMAFLLSAAFGIDGVWCAFPATELMVSVIGFAWYFNKKRRSKLLRRRV; this is encoded by the coding sequence ATGAATAACAAAACATATTTTTTTCAATTTTTTCAGTATGCATCTTTCAATGTGCTTGGAATGTTAGGCCTGTCCTGCTACATTTTGGCCGACACCTTTTTCATTTCAAAGGGATTGGGTGCAAACGGGCTGGCCGCGTTAAACCTTGCCATTCCGGTTTACAGCTTTATTCACGGCAGCGGATTAATGCTTGGCATTGGCGGCGGCACCAAATATGCAATTTTGAATGGAAAGGAAATTCGGGATTTGGCAGACGAAACGTTTACAGCGGCCGCAAAGTTAACGGCGGCTTTGTCAATTTTTTTCGTTTTGCTGGGAATTTTCTTTTCAGGAGCGGCCGCCCGTTTTTTAGGCGCAGACGATGCGGTTTTTCATATGACCAAGACCTATTTGCAGGTTATTTTGCTGTTTGCCCCAATGTTTATGCTGAACAACTTGCTTTTGTGTTTTGTAAGGAACGACGGTGCGCCGCATCTTGCAATGGCGGCCATGCTCGGCGGAAGCTTATCGAACATTGTGTTAGACTATGTTTTTATTTTTCCGCTTAACATGGGAATTTTTGGCGCGGTGCTGGCAACGGGTCTTGCCCCGGTTGTGAGCCTAATGATTTTGTCGCCCTTTTTCATTCGGAAACAAAACCGGTTTCATTTTATAAAAAGCAGGTTAAGCAGCACATGCGCGCTGGCCTCAGGCATTTTGTCAAGCGGCCTGCCGTCTCTTGTTACAGAGGTTTCTTCGGGAATTGTCATCATTGTTTTTAACATCATTATTTTAAAGCTTCAGGGCAATATCGGCATCGCGGCATATGGCGTTGTTGCGAATCTGTCCTTAGTGGTAATCGCAATATACACAGGAATTGCCCAGGGTGTTCAGCCCATTTTAGCGAATTGTCACGGTGTGGGCGACCGCGCCGGCGTGCATGTAGTTTTGCGCTATGCATTGATCGCTGCGGCAGCGGTTTCAGCCGTTGTTTATGCCGGTGTGTTTTTTGGCGCAGAACAAATTGCAAAGATTTTTAACAGCGGACACAACGCGCTTCTGCAGGCCATTGCGGTGCGGGGATTAAAGCTTTATTTTACCGGGTGCCTGTTTGCCGGGGTTAATATTATTCTGTCTGTCTACTTCACCTCAACCGAAGTTCCGCGGCCGGCCCACGTAATTTCTCTTTTGCGCGGGTTTGTCATTATTCTGCCTATGGCGTTTTTATTATCGGCGGCTTTTGGCATAGACGGCGTGTGGTGCGCCTTTCCCGCAACGGAACTGATGGTAAGCGTCATTGGATTTGCCTGGTATTTTAACAAAAAAAGGCGGAGCAAGCTGCTCCGCCGTAGGGTTTAA
- a CDS encoding GDSL-type esterase/lipase family protein has translation MKTTKRLLTTLLSVFVIITSCSAMISFAEGETTETLISKTFLRVDLTAGNQTLEAETPKTLSFTVPESGSYAIFLNRGDANPNAFSAIFTQSGTLTGQEADYSVSVGATDENAASYTYNYIRVGASAKKRSSSVYLYKGLCTVSLTAASATTVTFFDLRGTDIEIDGTKQGINPVDYNDYASVTASNHVNGELKGGKPLSEGYAYYNSYPDAVNTRQIHVDSGQTVTYKFNVTKAQNYKLQARATAFVWSGSDAGQKNVYFKTNLDGNMLYTSPTETLTIIKGSNSGEEKWNDLGVVHLTEGEHTLNFTPTGGLYIHDILIEGTDEPIIVNAETLPKSIQYSDFSTQTATVENGIVSIDSGESVTASFKVTGAEAIDLYMSHLNVSAPADLSYQIDENAPQDVTLTGPGKLFTNETLSAGVHTLTITSKTDGFQFKAMELISHSDTVLGENTGETIQIQAGAIVTPVPLKCGKFEGWSAIEPKTGNYALSGGGSFRLTFQIADEGYYTLYTNATMPQTSFTVYADGEDVTNVMYQDTTVAHNVQTAQNQMNKKLTQGLVHFAPGEHTFQITANSYVSFASFELRRADAVLKNDIAYETVIPAWDFQSYTNVGAAWFFPTQYWQSNSEKIQSYARGIYKDLRNVIAHDNGTYTYLVNAEESGYYDFAAYFTNSNNTAEIEFTVDDVYPFYAVGTPENSVAEAKSTEPMFLTEGLHTIKIYRNKRTYKDGTVRLYAISFTKSSQENMIIDAQSTIVNASFDEAVSGTAIAAIYKDGKLTGLAEKAILNANNVSIEIKSAQAPDSAKVFVWDSIASMKPVISAKEITTVKYKKINVFLMGDSVCVGYGADSFPQQGWGYYFGEEFNENINVINKAVGGTSSKTFKTNGFWTPIENALNKGDFVFINFGLNDFYNISETGKGTTIEQYKANLTEYCEAVKAKGATPILVSTIPECKEWSAAALIERSAAMRETAAACGVTFLDLNTYLTNLWIYEDGKYSETKTTQTFDYYYLSETAFHRIEEETGKTIPQGKWDYIENTPDRTHVNIDGAKFVSEAVAMLLSETNVPLKSYLK, from the coding sequence TTGAAAACCACAAAAAGACTGCTGACAACACTTTTATCGGTGTTTGTAATCATCACAAGCTGTTCTGCAATGATTTCCTTTGCAGAGGGCGAAACAACCGAAACCCTTATTTCAAAAACCTTTCTACGGGTTGACCTCACGGCAGGAAATCAAACGCTTGAAGCCGAAACGCCAAAAACACTGTCGTTTACCGTGCCGGAAAGCGGCAGCTATGCCATATTTTTAAACCGGGGCGATGCAAATCCAAATGCGTTTTCTGCCATCTTTACCCAAAGCGGCACACTTACCGGCCAAGAGGCGGATTATTCCGTTTCAGTCGGCGCAACAGACGAGAATGCCGCAAGCTATACATATAACTATATTCGCGTTGGGGCATCGGCGAAAAAAAGATCCTCCAGCGTGTATCTTTACAAAGGCCTCTGCACGGTTTCGTTAACGGCGGCAAGCGCCACAACCGTTACGTTTTTTGATTTGCGGGGCACCGACATTGAAATTGACGGCACAAAACAGGGAATAAACCCCGTCGACTATAATGACTACGCTTCTGTCACAGCATCAAACCATGTAAATGGCGAACTGAAAGGCGGAAAACCGCTGTCGGAGGGATATGCATATTACAACAGCTATCCCGATGCGGTAAACACCCGTCAGATCCATGTGGACAGCGGACAAACTGTGACCTATAAATTCAATGTAACGAAAGCGCAAAACTATAAGCTGCAGGCGCGGGCAACAGCCTTTGTTTGGTCAGGTTCTGATGCAGGACAAAAAAATGTATATTTTAAAACGAATCTTGACGGGAACATGCTTTACACTTCCCCTACAGAAACGTTAACAATTATAAAGGGAAGCAATTCCGGTGAAGAAAAATGGAACGATTTGGGCGTAGTCCATCTCACAGAAGGAGAACACACTCTAAACTTCACTCCCACAGGCGGCCTGTATATTCATGACATTCTTATTGAAGGCACGGATGAACCCATCATTGTGAATGCGGAAACACTTCCAAAATCAATACAATACAGTGACTTTTCTACACAAACAGCCACAGTCGAAAACGGAATCGTTTCCATAGACAGCGGCGAGTCGGTAACTGCATCCTTTAAAGTGACGGGGGCAGAGGCAATTGACCTTTATATGTCCCATTTGAATGTGTCCGCCCCGGCAGATTTGTCTTATCAGATAGACGAAAATGCACCGCAGGACGTAACGCTTACCGGCCCGGGCAAACTGTTTACAAACGAAACGCTGTCTGCCGGCGTGCACACCTTAACCATAACTTCGAAAACAGACGGCTTTCAGTTTAAGGCGATGGAGCTCATCTCCCATTCCGATACTGTTCTGGGGGAAAACACGGGAGAAACCATTCAAATCCAGGCAGGCGCTATTGTAACACCGGTTCCCTTAAAATGCGGAAAATTCGAGGGGTGGTCTGCCATTGAGCCGAAGACCGGCAATTACGCGCTTTCCGGCGGGGGAAGCTTTCGTCTGACATTCCAAATTGCAGACGAGGGCTATTACACCCTTTACACAAACGCCACCATGCCGCAAACTTCATTTACAGTTTATGCAGACGGCGAAGACGTAACCAACGTAATGTATCAGGATACGACGGTTGCGCACAACGTCCAGACAGCACAGAACCAGATGAACAAAAAGCTGACCCAGGGACTTGTTCACTTTGCGCCGGGCGAACACACGTTCCAAATTACTGCGAACAGCTATGTGTCCTTCGCCTCCTTTGAACTGCGGCGGGCTGATGCAGTTCTGAAAAATGATATTGCATATGAAACCGTGATTCCCGCATGGGATTTTCAGTCTTACACAAACGTAGGTGCCGCGTGGTTCTTCCCCACACAGTATTGGCAGAGCAACTCGGAGAAAATTCAGTCCTATGCCAGGGGAATATACAAAGACCTAAGAAACGTAATTGCTCATGACAACGGCACGTACACCTACCTTGTCAACGCGGAGGAATCCGGATATTACGACTTTGCGGCATATTTTACGAACAGCAACAACACCGCTGAAATTGAGTTTACGGTGGATGACGTATATCCTTTCTACGCAGTCGGCACGCCGGAAAATTCCGTGGCAGAGGCTAAAAGCACAGAACCCATGTTCTTAACAGAAGGGCTGCATACCATTAAAATTTACCGCAACAAGAGAACGTATAAAGACGGCACCGTGCGGCTGTATGCTATTTCCTTCACCAAAAGCAGTCAAGAAAATATGATCATTGATGCCCAATCAACAATCGTCAATGCAAGCTTTGACGAAGCGGTTTCAGGAACGGCCATTGCCGCAATTTATAAGGACGGAAAGCTCACAGGCCTTGCTGAAAAAGCGATTTTAAATGCAAATAATGTTTCAATTGAAATTAAATCTGCCCAGGCGCCGGACAGCGCCAAGGTCTTTGTGTGGGACTCCATTGCGTCAATGAAGCCAGTGATTTCTGCAAAGGAAATTACCACGGTAAAATATAAAAAAATCAACGTTTTTCTCATGGGTGACTCCGTTTGTGTGGGATACGGCGCCGACAGCTTCCCGCAGCAGGGCTGGGGCTATTATTTCGGCGAGGAATTTAACGAAAATATAAATGTGATTAACAAGGCCGTTGGCGGCACCAGCTCAAAAACCTTTAAAACCAACGGTTTCTGGACTCCTATAGAAAACGCGCTGAACAAGGGTGATTTTGTGTTCATCAACTTCGGCTTAAACGATTTTTACAACATTTCTGAAACCGGAAAAGGCACTACCATTGAGCAGTATAAGGCAAACCTGACAGAATATTGCGAAGCAGTTAAGGCGAAAGGCGCAACGCCGATTTTAGTCTCCACCATTCCTGAATGCAAAGAATGGTCTGCGGCGGCGCTGATAGAACGGTCTGCAGCAATGCGCGAAACTGCGGCGGCCTGCGGCGTTACGTTCCTTGATTTAAACACCTATTTAACCAACCTCTGGATTTATGAAGACGGTAAATATTCCGAAACGAAAACCACACAAACCTTTGACTATTATTACCTCTCTGAAACAGCATTTCACCGGATTGAAGAGGAAACCGGCAAAACAATTCCCCAGGGTAAATGGGACTATATTGAAAACACACCTGACCGTACCCATGTGAATATCGACGGTGCAAAATTCGTGTCGGAGGCCGTTGCAATGCTGCTTTCTGAAACAAACGTACCTTTAAAATCCTATTTAAAATAA
- a CDS encoding sialidase family protein: protein MPIQKFTVSRDDSVYEAWPDVILTNGGKLICVFTECTHHGDRENSRLVLTESCDRGRTWSAKKPLTAFTPKDHFFNCARISKLNDGSLAIVCDRILQEENRASEIYIWRSDTEGTDWGEPEIIPFCAIVPDRLLQLKSGRLILGGQFKSRKTEKLEQFLIYSDDDGKTWSKPVTVASDPRYHLCEVSIIECHDGTLVAFMRENSFLGYDCMKSISHDSGETWEGVFNVPIPGCHRPTAGFLKSGNIMITHRFLQGGKGWLGAWTQNVFAAFLDEESAKNTERSQQSVRIMPLDYDRSSVSDLGYTGWVQFDDGEVYVVNYIVDDAPKAQIRGYSFYESDVVIETH from the coding sequence ATGCCGATACAAAAATTTACGGTAAGCCGGGATGATTCTGTCTACGAGGCATGGCCGGATGTGATTTTAACCAACGGAGGCAAGCTAATTTGTGTGTTTACGGAATGTACGCACCACGGCGACCGGGAAAACTCCCGTTTGGTGTTAACCGAAAGCTGTGACCGGGGAAGAACCTGGTCTGCCAAAAAACCACTGACTGCATTTACACCAAAAGACCACTTCTTTAATTGTGCGCGGATTTCAAAACTCAACGACGGCAGTCTGGCCATTGTCTGCGACCGGATTTTGCAGGAAGAAAACCGGGCTTCAGAAATTTATATCTGGCGCAGCGACACAGAGGGCACCGATTGGGGCGAGCCTGAGATTATTCCCTTTTGCGCAATTGTGCCGGACAGACTTCTTCAATTGAAGTCGGGCCGGTTAATCTTAGGGGGTCAGTTTAAAAGCAGAAAAACAGAAAAGCTGGAACAGTTTTTAATTTATAGCGACGACGACGGAAAAACATGGTCGAAGCCTGTTACGGTCGCGTCCGACCCCAGATACCACTTGTGCGAGGTGTCTATTATTGAGTGTCACGACGGAACGCTGGTGGCCTTTATGCGTGAAAATTCCTTTCTTGGCTACGACTGCATGAAATCTATTTCCCACGACAGCGGTGAAACCTGGGAAGGCGTGTTTAACGTGCCCATTCCCGGCTGCCACCGCCCAACCGCCGGGTTCTTAAAGAGCGGCAATATCATGATCACCCATCGGTTTTTGCAGGGAGGAAAGGGTTGGCTGGGCGCCTGGACACAAAACGTATTTGCCGCCTTTTTGGATGAAGAAAGCGCTAAGAACACGGAACGCAGCCAGCAGTCTGTTCGAATTATGCCGTTAGATTATGACAGAAGCAGTGTTTCCGACTTGGGGTACACAGGCTGGGTGCAGTTTGACGACGGCGAAGTTTATGTTGTCAACTACATTGTGGACGACGCGCCAAAAGCACAAATTCGCGGATATAGCTTTTATGAAAGTGACGTGGTCATTGAAACGCATTAA